The genomic region ATTGCCATCATTCGAGAGTCGGATGAACCCAAAGCCGCACTGATTGCACGATTCAATTTGTCTGAACGTCAAGCTGACGACATATTGGATATTCGCTTGCGCCAATTGGCGCGATTAGAAGCCATCAAAATTGAACAAGAACTCAGCGAGCTTCGAACTGAGCAAGGTAAGTTGGAAGAAATTTTGGCCAACCCCAACAGTTTGCGCCGCTTGATGGTGAAGGAAATTGAGCAAGATGCCAAGCAGTTTGCCGATGAGCGTCGTACCTTGATACAAACCGAAAAGAAAGCGGTTTTGGAAGTCAAAATTGTGGACGAACCCGTGACGGTGGTGGTCAGTAGCAAAGGCTGGGTGCGTGCCAGAACTGGTCATGGACATGACGCCGCGAGTTTTGCATTCAAAGCAGGCGATGATTTGTATGGCACGTTTGAATGCCGCACGGTCGACACATTGCTGGCCTTTGGCAGTCAAGGACGTGTGTACTCAGTGCCTGTTGCGATGTTGCCTGGTGCGCGTGGCGATGGTCAACCAGTGACCACTTTGATTGAGCTTGAATCGGGTACTCAACTGCTTCATTATTTTGCAGGCTCCAGCAATGCGGTGCTGCTGTTGTCCAGCTCAGCCGGTTACGGCTTTTTGGCCACGGTTGAGAGCATGACATCGCGCCTCAAAGCCGGTAAAGCGTTTGTCACTTGCAATGAGGGAGAACAAATTTGCCGTCCATCGCAAGCATCCGCCAGCAATGTGAATAGCAATGGTTTTGCTTTAACTGCTTCTAACGCGGCATCCAATGAGCAAACCAATCAAAGCGGTCGTACTTGGCTTGCTGCAACGCATGTGGCTTGCGCTTCCACAGGCGGGAGAATCTTGACGTTTGAAATCAAAGATTTAAAAACCATGACCAATGGTGGCCGTGGGCTGATGTTGATTGACTTGGACGCAAAAGACACTTTGGCAGGTGCAGCTGCTTACACGCGCAGCATCAACATCACAGGTATAGGACGTGGTGGCAAAGAGCGTTCTGAAAACCTAGAGATACGCAGCCTGAATAATGCGCGCGCCGCGCGTGCGCGCAAGGGCAAGGCTGCTGACTTGGGTTTCAAGCCTATGGACGTGCTTCGGGTCGAGTAATATGGTTAGAATGGCATATAGATATCGTATTTATTGCCTAGTGTGCTATTAAATATATAGCATTTAAAACTTTTATGTTGTTGTTGCAAAACCTGCTGTGAATTCAATCTCACAATCATTGTCAACTGCATTCGCCTTGATCGCATCGAATGATGTGCAACTTTGGTCGATTGTGGCGCGGTCTTTGTGGGTGAGTGCTTGGGCGAGTTTGCTAGCCAGTGTGCTGGGTGTGGTGTTCGGGGCGTGGTTGGCGGTATCGCATTTCGCAGGCCGTGGTTTGGTGTTGCTGATACTCAATACACTTTTATCTTTACCTGCCGTGGTTGTGGGTTTATTGGTTTATTTGTTGCTGTCTCGTTCTGGGCCGTTGGGCGAGTTGGGTTGGCTTT from Candidatus Cloacimonadota bacterium harbors:
- a CDS encoding DNA topoisomerase IV subunit A, coding for IAIIRESDEPKAALIARFNLSERQADDILDIRLRQLARLEAIKIEQELSELRTEQGKLEEILANPNSLRRLMVKEIEQDAKQFADERRTLIQTEKKAVLEVKIVDEPVTVVVSSKGWVRARTGHGHDAASFAFKAGDDLYGTFECRTVDTLLAFGSQGRVYSVPVAMLPGARGDGQPVTTLIELESGTQLLHYFAGSSNAVLLLSSSAGYGFLATVESMTSRLKAGKAFVTCNEGEQICRPSQASASNVNSNGFALTASNAASNEQTNQSGRTWLAATHVACASTGGRILTFEIKDLKTMTNGGRGLMLIDLDAKDTLAGAAAYTRSINITGIGRGGKERSENLEIRSLNNARAARARKGKAADLGFKPMDVLRVE